A portion of the Plasmodium vivax scf_6644 genomic scaffold, whole genome shotgun sequence genome contains these proteins:
- a CDS encoding variable surface protein Vir18, putative (encoded by transcript PVX_018150A): MGWPFGRYNIISNLYNRYNDAPCMNTYATIKSDIIQKIEDFEKATHDNFYEQWDQLNKHIIQKDKELSACYKKRYVNSKLNDDETIKNFKKKCNAKRECNNGKSPAKKTPIIKPTTQRNCKGSMGCKSETTERVDFKSQSKFVPGPTDPKSLEIKNPKDQDQNQADVQKAGQESVVPQPQTITMPSGSSDGTHDKASQKIVIHHSTTPGTVETQEQQLNASVSSGIRGLDSSLSDPSSECVSGKTSDSTCTSMGKNLGTIYIQTNEHSGKTLDANNPETQDSAGNVLAEQTSDDKYITSKIAHNLSFPEGTPGFVQLADEDSPPTITDRGSTGAVASDPESTGTEKVVSESLSSAPSDARNNGITDVDMSNDFKAADSEIKSVKVSHVLTHGSEGLCTEGTCNEAQNTEITSNNNNDILGTLSRVFNVIEENKDNMIKASAPMGIVLLLGLLFKFTPLWRVLTKKNRKNEAVINEELNSVLQEPSIMDDERSIPFSYGAFEYSTFDQNSY; this comes from the exons atggGTTGGCCGTTTGGaagatataatataattagtaACCTTTACAACAGATACAATGATGCTCCATGCATGAATACTTATGCTACTATTAAAAGTGacattatacaaaaaattgaagatttTGAAAAAGCTACTCATGACAATTTTTACGAACAATGGGATCAattaaataaacatataatacaaaaagataaagaatTAAGTGCATGTTATAAAAAACGATATGTAAATTCTAAATTAAATGATGATGAAACAataaagaattttaaaaaaaaatgtaatgcGAAGCGTGAATGTAATAATGGCAAATCTCCTGCTAAAAAAACTCCAATAATTAAACCTACTACACAAAGAAATTGTAAAGGAAGTATGGGTTGTAAAAGTGAAACAACAGAAAGAGTAGATTTTAAATCACAATCAAAATTTGTCCCAGGACCTACTGATCCCAAAAgtttggaaataaaaaatcccAAAGATCAAGATCAAAATCAAGCTGATGTACAAAAAGCAGGGCAAGAAAGCGTAGTTCCACAACCTCAAACTATAACAATGCCTTCTGGTAGTTCTGATGGAACTCATGATAAGGCCTCTCAAAAAATAGTTATTCATCATTCTACCACCCCGGGAACGGTAGAAACTCAGGAACAACAGTTAAATGCTTCGGTCTCTTCCGGAATTAGAGGACTGGATAGCTCTCTAAGCGATCCTTCTTCAGAATGTGTGTCTGGAAAAACTTCTGATTCAACTTGTACTtcaatgggaaaaaatttaggtacaatatatattcaaaCTAATGAACATAGTGGTAAAACATTAGACGCTAATAATCCTGAAACTCAGGATTCTGCTGGTAATGTCCTTGCGGAGCAAACTAGTGATGATAAGTATATTACTAGTAAAATAGCTCATAATTTATCTTTTCCTGAAGGCACTCCTGGTTTTGTACAACTTGCTGATGAAGATTCTCCTCCTACAATTACTGATAGAGGAAGCACTGGTGCAGTTGCTTCAGATCCTGAAAGTACCGGTACCGAAAAAGTTGTTAGTGAATCTCTCTCCAGTGCTCCTAGTGATGCACGTAATAATGGTATAACTGATGTTGATATGTCCAATGATTTTAAAGCTGCTGATAGCGAAATTAAAAGTGTTAAAGTTTCTCATGTCCTCACACATGGTAGTGAAGGTTTATGTACTGAAGGTACATGTAATGAAGCACAAAATACTGAAATAACttctaataataataatgatatattagGTACACTTAGTCGTGTATTCAACGtaatagaagaaaataaGGATAATATGATAAAGGCTTCAGCACCCATGGGAATTGTTCTGTTATTgggccttctttttaaa ttcaCACCTTTGTGGAGGGTTCTTACTAAAAAGAATAGAAAGAACGAAGCAGTTATCAATGAAGAATTGAATAGCGTACTACAAGAACCTTCAATTATGGATGACGAAAGAAGTATCCCATTTTCATATGGTGCTTTTGAATATTCAACGTTTGATcaaaattcatattaa